Proteins encoded within one genomic window of Chloroherpetonaceae bacterium:
- a CDS encoding response regulator — translation MTILVIEDDRCVRETLAEMLVAIGHNVLCAEDGYEGIRLFEQQMKVDAVILDMRLPKLSGEETY, via the coding sequence ATGACTATCTTAGTGATAGAAGATGACCGCTGTGTGCGCGAGACACTAGCGGAGATGCTAGTTGCAATCGGGCATAATGTGCTTTGTGCCGAAGATGGCTACGAGGGCATTCGGCTCTTTGAGCAGCAGATGAAGGTTGATGCCGTAATCTTGGATATGCGATTGCCCAAACTCTCAGGCGAAGAAACCTACC
- a CDS encoding ATP-binding protein → ELQKKIFEPFFTTKEVGKGTGLGLSIVYGIIKKHSGLIECESTVGKGTTFHICLPLYTKSQD, encoded by the coding sequence GAGCTGCAGAAGAAGATTTTTGAACCGTTCTTTACGACAAAAGAGGTTGGGAAAGGCACAGGATTAGGTTTATCTATTGTCTATGGCATTATCAAGAAGCATTCTGGACTAATTGAGTGCGAAAGCACAGTAGGCAAGGGAACAACCTTCCACATTTGTTTGCCGCTATACACCAAAAGTCAAGACTGA